The nucleotide window AGTGAGACAAGAACCCATCATCTTAGTCCACATTTCTGACCAAACAGTGCTGCCAGTGCACTAAAGTAGTTAACTTTCCTACACCTGTAGCCTTCAAGGTAAAGCATTAGCTACCACATTTTAAGTACCCTTTTGGTAGGTGACCACATAATCATAGCCAAACATCTTGGCCACCTGTTTCTACTGGTATAGAGCAATAACTTGACTGTCATACAAAAACCTCAATCTCTTGTAGTCAGTTCTGATTTGAAATCTCCTTCTAACCAAGTAAGAATGCCACCTGTTAACTGTTGATAGAACTGCTAACATTTCTTTGTCATAGATGAAAAGAGCTTGGTGTTTGACTCTCAAGGCCTTGTTGGAAAACACAATTGGTCATCCTTTTTGTTATAGCACTGCCCCAATTTCTTTGCCACTAGCATCAATATCGATgcaaaactcagtttggaaatCAGGCAAGGCAAACATTGGCGCTTGGCAGATTGCatgcttgagttgttgaaaggcTTCATTGGCTTTTTGAGACTAATTCCAACCTATATCTTTCTTTAATAAGGTATTTAATGGCTTAAATAGTATGCCATAATGTATAATGAATCGCCTCTAGTAGCCAGACAACCCCAAAAATCCTCTGAGTTCCTTAATAGATATAGGTTGTAGTTCAAGTAAACACTGCATCTACTTTTATGACATCCATATCCACTGACCCCCTCGAGATTATATGGCCCAAATACTTAATTTCAATGGTGCCAAAGCTACATTTAGCCTTCTTAGCCTACAATTGATGCTCTTGCAAGAGTTACAAAACTTCTTTGAGATGTGCCATATGGGATGATCAATTCTCTAAATATACTAGAATATCATCAAAAAACATCCATACTGACTTCCTCTAAAGGGGTTTGAAGACAATATTCATTAATGCTTGGAAGCTAGAATAGGCGTTGGTTAAGTCAAAGTGCATAATCGAGAACTCATAGTGGCCCTCATAAGTCCTAAATGTGATTTTATGGATATCTTTCTCCCACATTCGGATTTGGTGATAACTAGACTGTAAATCAAGCTTAGAAAAGTATAAAGCATATACCAATTCAtcaaataactattttataatagGTATTGAGAACTTATCTTTGATTATGTACTAGTTGAGCTATTTGTAATCCACTTAGAGGCACCGATTGCCATTTTTTCTTCACCATGAAAATTGGAGATGCAAAAGGGTTGTAATTGTCTCTAATAATGGCTGCTTAGAGCATTTCCTGAATCGGTCTCTCTATTTCACACTTTTGGACTGTGGGGTAACTATATGGTCCGATCTTGACTATCAGACTTTCATCCTTTGAGGGAATTCAATGGTCCTATAGTTTATGAGGAGGAATTTCCTTAGGAGTCTGAAAAACATCTTCAAATTATGTGTTGAAGTTATGCTTCAACTCCTGCAAGATTTggtcaaaataaattttacttatttttctcattttttaaaCCATTTCATTTATTGTTCCTAATTTTTGGAGTTTGTTGATCATGAAATCTAGTACTTACTAAATTCTAAGATGTGGTTGTTATTTTTTCATGTATTTAAACAACACTTTAGCTCAATAAAAAAAGTGACTTTaccaacaattatttctatctttttTTTCCTAGTCTCTATCTTTGTTTCTTTAAGTTATAGCAAAATTTATTtcaacaaattggtatcagaactaTCTTCTTAAGAGACATGTaattaagaaaaaatattttgtctttctttttcttttatggaTTCAGAGATCCTTTTTACTGTACTTGTACCACCCGTTTTCAATGGTGAAGGTTACTATGTCTGGGTAGCAAGGATGGAGACTCATCTAGAAGGCATGGTCTCTAAGAAGCTGTGGAGTAGAACTACGAAGTTCTTTAATTACTTGCCAATTCAAATATGGTACAAATCAAGAATCAAAATGAGAGGAAACCAAGAAAATCAAAGGCAAGAGCTATGCACTTACTGCCACCTTATCTGAAATCTTTTTTAGAATCATGATAATGAAGTCAACCTTTGAAGTCTGGAATTTCTTAAAGGAGTAGGAATGAGATGAAAGGATTAAAGGAATGAAAATGTTGAACCTGTTAGAGAGTTTGAACTCCAGAAGAGGAAGGACTCCGAGACGATTAATGATTACTTTGAAAAATTACTTGGAATCGCAAACAAAGTAAGATTACTAGGATCTGAATTTCTTGATTCCAGATTAGTTCAAAAAATTCTTGTAATTGTTCTTGAAATATTTGAAGCTACCATCTCTTCGTTGGAAAACACTAAAGACCTGTCACAGGTTAGTTTGGTAAAATTGATGCATGCTTTGTAGGTACAAGAGTAGAAAAGACTCATGAGATCTAAAGGGTCTGTTGAAAGTGCATTAATTGCAAAAGCTCAGTACAATTGATGAGGAAAGAGAAAGAAACATGAGAAgaacaagaagagaaatttaGGTTCTGATTCTTCCATTACAAGTACATGAACAAAATTTGATTTCCTTCATTATAAACGTTGTGGAAGAAAAGGTCATTCACTTTTCAAATGCTGGAGAAAGTCAGACCAATGATTTGCTGTAATTCAGTGTAGCAGGTTAAACTAATTTTcgcactttaggagcttgaagACAAGTGttttattaagttttaattatattttcttaaagttttcatttagttaataaaatgtgcaaattgagttttcttaaagtttctattaaatatatttttccagaATAACAATTAAACCGGTTTTTATTAAAGAAGGGAGAATACTTGTTTTCAcatcaaaaataaaagaaaactttttctagttctgtgttttgattcaattggtttgagCTCACACTTGAAGCAATTCGTGGTACAAAAAATAGCAGTgaagatcgtttggttgaaagcagaaaaaatttaagaatttgtTTATCCGAAAACACAAGTATGATTTCGGTTCaaggtttattactataaatatcaaaaATAGGgtcagtttttaaaattttaattttttgttgtataagaaaaccattttcaaactagATTTTTTCCAACAATGTCCAGGGTTAGATGTCCATTGGCTAGTACAGGTTATAAGGAGTACATTATTTGTTCTTGTATACCCTATGTGAAAACCAAAATCACTTGCAGATTTTCCACTGGTGTAACTTGATGACATACCCGTATAAGTTTTTTCGGCATAAAAAATTAGTGTTTGGAAGTTGAAACCAAAATCATTCATAGAATGTAGTATCAAAGTTTCAAAGTGTGGGTTTCCAACAAACCTGGATTGTTGGATGGACTGTGTGCCAAAGTTGAAACCGAATAATGTCTTTCCGTTGATGATTCTGGGATTTCATGATAGGATCTTTGTAACAATGTTGTGAACCCACCACACAATTGTGTGATTGGACTTTTTGCTTATTGTTCCATTTTGGCTTTAACTGGAATTGTTGTCAAACTTGGAGCACATTCATCGACATCAACAAAGTAGGCATATAACTCTAGTATAGTTGATCCAGTAGAGCAATATGAATTGAGCATCATCTCGACCTCCATGTTGCCTCTGAGCTCAAATAAATCATATCTAACGGGGTTCAATGACGTTGGATATTTATATTTCAAGCTTGAAATTCTTCTCCGGCTTGAACTTGCCACTTTCCTTCTAATTCTTGATTGAAGCTCGTGCAATTTTATACTCTAGTTGAAAGCCAATTATGTAGTTTGGGCTGATGAAAAAATGACCCTAATTTTTGTGCCACAAATTTGATTGTCGTAATAAATAACGACTCTAATCTATCTATTCGTCTTCAACCAAATAACTTGTTTCACATGTTTAAAACAAAAAGCATTATGTAGAAAAAAAAGTGTGAATTATCTGAAAACAACAACAATGAAACTTACTTGAACTAATTTAGTTTCTTGGGTCAATTTTTGAAATTCAAGTATTTAACATAAATAATCTTCTCCTTCTGCAAATCTTTTTATGAAAATAATCTATTCAAAATTTCAGTATGGAAGTTCTTCAATAGAATGGTGGCTCGTTTTATAGCAAATACTACCCCCAGATATCAAACATAACTTCAGAATGTTGGAAAAGATTGGACATTACCAGTCTaagtagttttaaaaaaaatgcatATTGTTAGAagcgtttttaaaaaaaatttgggatGTGATGAATGAATTTTATTCGGGATTTTTTGGCCTGCGAACCTTTGGTTTAGGGTTAGGGTTGAAAATAGAAGGGAAGAAAACGTGCCTTGTAGAATGCGTTTTCAACTGACGTGACTTGGGAATCCAGAAATAATTTTTGGATTAAGCTTtcacattgttttttttttcaattttccccCTTGGTTGCCTATATAAAGGGAGATTTTGCTCCCTTCTACCCCATCAACTCTTTCAACCATTGTCccttacaaaataattttttttcctaaATAGTTTATTTGTTGAATGTTGAAATTTTTGGACAGAAAAATTTATCTGTActtatgtttgtgtttgagggaGCCAATGTGATAATTTTAAGGTGTATTTGAGTTCACAGTGATGCGATGGCGCTCGGAAACCCCTACAATTCATCTACGGCATGGGATTGAACTATCACCTTATAAGCCCATTGCGTTGCAACTCAGGCTCCAATTTACGGTGGTTATACGATCACGGGTTGAAGTATAACTACGACTCCTGATTGATGGCGGTTATGCAGTCACAGTTGAAGCATAACTTAGAAGCCTACTTGATGGTGGTTATGCGGTCACGGGGTCAAGTTTCATTACACCCGAAGATGATACTTTATAAACCCTATACATAAGCTTGTGACCATATTCATAGGGAAAAACTAAGGAGCTTTATGGTATAATCAACTTATTTTTTCTTTCCATCTCCACCAAAGCAGTATCCTTAACTTCTCTATTCGAAACCTGTGACAGAGTTGAGGGAAAGAGGACTTTCAGGGGAATGAGTGATTGTTACGATGGAGAGAAGCTGAAAGTCTTTTCTGGTTGATAGCGGTTGCTATGATTAAAGAACTCTTTAATAAATACAACCGCAACTACCTCGACTTGAGTTTTAACTTTCTCTCTACTGTCATAATTACTCACCTCCTAAAAGTCCTTTTGCCCCCAACTTTGCTAAAGGTTGTAGAAAATTAAGTTAATGATACTTCTTTTGGTGAAGATAGAGAAAAGGAATAAGTTGATTATACTGGAAAACCCATTTTATTTTTCACTATGATTATGGTCTCAAACTTACGTATGAGGTTTATGAAGCATCTTTTTCCGATATTATGAAACTTGAATTCGGGACCGCATAGCACTATCAACTAGGCTCCTGAGTTATACTCCAACTCGTGACTGCATAACCACCGTCAATTAGGAGTTATAGTTATACTTCAACCCGTGACCGTATAAGCATCTTGAGCTCAGAGTCTGAGTTGCAATGCGATAGACTTCTAAGGTGATGGTTCCATCTCGACATGATAGATAAAATATATGGGTCTCCAAGTGCTATCGTATCATCGTGAACTCAAATATATcttaaaactatcaaaatcaccaaaaaaaaaaatagagagaaacGAAAAACATGTCTAGTAGAGCATGCTTTTTGCCACCTAAGTTGAAAATACATTTCTCTCCCAAATCAGTCTATTTCCCTAAATATCACAAAAATGACctaaaactcaattttttttcaagttagacatttacttcaaatttaaccaattatttcttaataatttattttttatttccatTTACATGAAAATTTAACTTTATCAAGAATCACTTttcgaaaaaaaaaatcattttttgaaattaaatattaaaatcacaattcaattaattaaattattgaaaaatgAGAAGTTTCTAACGTACCAAATCCCCTCTAATACTTTTGATTCTATTTATTATTACGATAACCAACCTCTGGTTTTTTCCTGGAGGAACCGATCGACCTCCCGCTGTCTTTTTTTCGCCTTTGCTTGCTAGTCTAATTCCTTGCTTGTCCTcgttcccccaaaaaaaaaaaagaaatctattaaaattttcatatttttctctGTATATTGATCCTCTGTTTTCTTGGTGGGGATTTTTTTTCGGAGAAACGAAGAAATTAAGATCATCCAAGCTAGACAAATAGAACAGGTTCAACATGTTCATTTCATTGACAAAACAACGATTTGTTCAGATTCTAATAATTGTTGGTTTCTTGTACATAGTATTGGTCAGTGTCGAGATCCCGTTCGTGTTCTTAACCGAGTTCGGTAGTTTGTCTCAAGAATCGTTTACTCGGCTTCCCGGACTATCCCGCGAGGTTAATGTTCAAGAAAAAGACTCCCCGATTCGTCCTCTGAATTGGGTTTCCAAAAGCTCCCCTCCCCCAGCTCAATTTCTACATCATCGTCGACAACTCAAATATCAGGGTCGGTTCATTTCCAATTTGTCTTTTGATGCCAAAACCTTCGACCCGACTACCAAAGACAGGTCTTTGGAGCTCCATAAGTCTGCTTCGCTTGGGAACTAGGGAGAAAGCTCTGGGAAGAACTCGAATCAAGGAATTTTGTAATTGACTCTACCGAGAACGTTAACAATGGATCCGAACGGTGTCCGCATTTAGTTTCTTTATCAGCGTCGGAGTTTTTGGACCATGGCAACGTCATGGAGCTGCCTTGCGGGCTTACTTTAGGGTCTTACGTAACGGTAGTGGGGAAACCGAGAGGAACACATCCGAGGACGAAATCAAAAGTTGCTTTTTCGCAGTTTATCATGGAACTGCAGGGTTTGAGGACGGTGGACGGGGAGGAACCACCGCGAATTCTTCATTTTAATCCCAGGTTGAAAGGGGATTGGAATAGGAAGCCGGTGATTGAGCTAAACACTTGTTTTAGGATGCAGTGGGGATCTGCTTTACTTTGTGAAGGGTGGAAATCTGAGGCTTATGATGAGACTGGTGATTTCacttctctcttttttctttttttagctTTTACTTGATTCAACTTGTATTTCAGTAACTTGCTTAGAGATGAAGTTTTTAGTAGTGTTTAGCTTAATAGATTGTTATTTTGTACTTGCAACTCATAGGAAACTGAATTGATTCACACACTAATAGGGGGAGAATTGGTTTTCATGATCAAAAGAATTTTGTTGAATTTGCTTTTTCAGTATTTGATTCTTACTTTGTTGATAGTTTGTAACATTTACCTTCTTGAAACTAGGAAATATTTTGTAAAGACCAGGTTTTAGGATTCGCTTACATCAAAGGTATTGTCCTCTTTAAGCATCCATCGGTCCTTCAAGAATTTGTCACATACAATGCAGGTGCACCTTCCATCAAACCAATCTAAGGTGATGTGGGGAAGACATCCTGGAACCTCGTTGTTACATATTTAATTCGTCTAGCGTTGtttattttcttagaattttATGAATAGAATAATTATTTGGTCGTGGGCTGTGTCTAGAATTACCATATCCAACGGAAGTTCTTTGTCAATTCATTCATTAGAATTACATGATGAAAGGATAAGTTGCCATGTTGATTTGTAAATACAATTCCCGAATGTGTTTTTTCCTcttctgtttttttttaattgCTGGATCATGGCATGCATGCTGGtgatatttgagttttgctattgctTGTGACTTGTGATATTATAGTTAGCATGTTCGACTTATTCTGCTGTGAGGAAATATTAGTTTGCTGGGATTTGCTTTTTAAAATCTCCTTTCCAAATTTGATGGGGGTTCCACTTTTACTTGGGTTTAATCAAAATATAGGCTATTTATGCATGCATATTAGAAGCAAACGGGAATCTTTAAACTCAAATTAAGTATCAAGGAGTTGTACTCTTGTGTCTGGGGGGCTGTAGATTGCCCacaaaacctttttaaaacctaTTATATTTGTTCTGCAATTAAATCATATACCTTCTGTgtagaccttttttttttttcatatttgttTGTATTGGTCTTCTTTattttcacaattcattttcatGGCACAGAAGTGTTTACTTCTTTATATCTGCAGTTGATGGTGAGGTCAAGTGTGAGAAGTGGATTCGAGATGATAATAATTTCTCTGATGAGTCTAAGCTAACATGGTGGTTGCAACGATTAGTAGGCCAAAAAAAAAGTTTGACTGTTAACTGGCCCTTTCCATTTGCTGAGAACAAACTTTTTGTCCTTACCCTTAGTGCTGGCATGGAGGGATATCATGTTAATGTCGATGGGAGGCATATTACTTCCTTTCCTTATCGAACTGTGAGTTATATAATGTTATAATGTAAACTTGATAATAAACTTAATATTATCATCTTGATTCGTTCTTGATATGATTTGACAATGTTGCAGGGGTATACCCTAGAGGATGCCACTGGACTAACTTTGAATGGGGACATTGATGTCCATGCTGTTTTTGCATCATCTTTGCCTACATCACATCCTAGTGATGCTACTCAAAAGAATCTTGAGATGTCTAATCAATGGAAGGCTCCACCCCTTCCTGAGCAGCCTGTGGATCTTTTTATTGGTATACTTTCGGCAGGCAATCATTTTGCTGAGCGGATGGCTATAAGGAAGTCTTGGATGCAGCACAATCTTGTTAAATCTTCAATTGTGCATGTTCGTTTCTTTGTGGCAGTGGTAGGTTAAGACCATCCTAGCAATTCACGTTTAATGGTTTAAGCCTAGAATCCCGTACTTAACCACCATCTCCATGTGCTCGAACAGCATCCAAGAAAGGAGGTGAATGTGGAATTGAAAAACGAAGCAGAATTTTTTGGAGATATTGTTATTGTGCCTTATATGGACAATTACGACCTTGTTGTCTTAAAAACTGTTTCCATCTGTGAATATGGGGTGAGTGAATTTTTTTCCCAATTTGAAGAAATGATTAGTTAAACATTTTTTGAGATTATTTTAAGGGGTTTGCTTTTCACAGGCCCCCACAGTGTCTGCCAAGTTTATAATGAAATGTGATGATGACACATTCGTGAGAGTAGATGCAGTTATGAATGAAGCAAAAAAAGTAAACGGGGATCGGAGCTTCTATATTGGTAACATCAACTATTACCATAAACCACTACGCTTTGGTAAATGGGCAGTAACATATGAGGTAGGGATTATCTTTCCTGTAGTTTATTTCAGTTTTTATGCATAGGCAAACAAATCAAAAGGAGATGAACGATTTTGGCTTGTAGGAAAGACCAATCTATATCAGTTGCACAATTCTGCTATTTCTTCTGATATTTTCGCTCACTTACAGAATTTCTGTTATTGGTATATGGTAATCTATGCCAATGCTTAATTTTGTGGTTTCCTTGGTAAGCAATTCATAGAGGATATATTCTTATTGGTCCGACCCATGTATTTGACATTTCAGGAGTGGCCTGAAGAAAAGTATCCACCGAATGCAGATGGACCAGGATACATATTATCATCCGACATTGCACTCTTCATTGTTTTTGAGTTTGAAAGACACAATTTAAGAGTGAGCCAACGCTTTTCCCTTCTCTTCTTGATCTTCACCTGAAGATCTCGGTGTTTGACATGATATTTTTTAATGTTTGAACAATTTTACGAACCACAGTTGTTCAAGATGGAAGATGTGAGCATGGGAATGTGGGTGGAGAGATTCAACAGATTAAAACCTGTGGATTATGTGCACACCATTAAGTTCTGCCAGTTTGGATGCATAGAAGATTATTACACAGCTCACTACCAGTCACCAAGACAGATGATATGCCTGTGGAAGAAGTTTCAAAGGCAGGCTAAGCCTCAATGTTGCAATATGAGATAGTGTTTATAATTTGGTATATCCCTGGGATGTATAATACAGATTTTGCAGTCAATAGCCTCCATTTTTGTATATTATCTGGAGGTATTGGGTAAATAGAGCTACTAAGCCAGGCAAACAACAAATTATGCTATTATAAAATCAGTCTGAAGTCTATTTTAAGTAATCAAGTTTTCATGAAATTACAATAATTGTTCAACTCCAATCTCACAACATTTTCTTTGAAAAACGTTTTAGGAGTTGTGAAAAGGATGAAAAGCTCCTTTGAAACCTCATTTGATGATATTTCACCATTTGTTTACCTTCCCTGCATATTTCCCACGTTTGGAAAATGCAACTTAGAGCCAACAGTACTATCAGAGTCATCATCAGAAAGAATATTAGCAATGGAGACAACATTTCTACTTAGTTTTTCTTCTAATAAATCATCAATATttgaagaagaggaagaagaagaagcaatAGTAGCTTCTTGAAGTTGCAATGAATATTCCAAGTTCCATAAGACTTCTCCCATGCTTGGTCTATCAACTCCATATTCAGCTAAACATTTCTCAGCAGTTTCTGCGAATTTTTTCAATGATCCTTCACTGATACTCCCTGCAATTTGGGGGTCAACAATTTTCTCAATCATCCCTTTTCTGTACCACTGAATTGCCCATTCAGCCAAACTAATTTGATCCCTTGGAAGTCTGGGGCAAATAACTCCCCTTGCTGATAAAACCTCGAAAAGTACGACACCGAACGAGTAAACATCAGATTTATCAGTAAGTTGTTGTCTTCTGAAGTATTCAGGATCGAGGTACCCAAAGCTACCCTTCACTGCAGTGCTAACATAGCCTTGCTCCATAGGGGCAGCTTTGGAGAGCCCAAAATCGGATACCTTAGCTACGAAGTTATCATCTAGGAGAATATTTGTGGTCTTTACATCGCGGTGGATGATCCCTATTGTTGCACCAGTGTGAAGATAATGCAATCCTCGTGCTGCACCAATGCAGATATCAAGCCGTTGTTTCCAAGACAAAGTCAGTTTGTCGTTCGAGCCATAGAGATGGTTGCGGAGCGGACCATTTGCCATATACTCGTAAACCAGTATCATCTCCGATTCCTCGTCACAAAAGCCTATAAGTGACACGAGATGTCGATGCCTGAGCTTTGAAAGCATTTCTATTTCATTCTGGAATTCGTTTATGCCTTGCTCTGATCCTTGGTCTCCTCTTTTTATTGCAACCTTGGTTCCATCTTCTAGGGCCCCGAGAAATACGTTTCCGAACCCACCAACGCCAATCACCGTCTTCTCATCAAAATTATGCGTTGCAGTTCGTAACTCATTCAAAGTGAAGAACCTGCCCAGAACTTGAATAGAATAATAACTTGAGTGTCcactcttgctttttcttgagCCAAAGATGCTAGATTTCCAGGAGCTGCTCAAGGAATTCTTACGGCTACTGCCTTGGATTGGTAGAAGCCAGGACGAGAAGCTGTTTCGTTCTTGCCAATCTGGAGGCCGTTTTTTCCACCGAACACAAACCATTCCGAGGAAGAACATGGCCAAGAAGGCCATAAAAATCCCTGAAATTGCAAGCACTTTGAGTTTCATAAATTTCCCCTCGTATGAACCGTCAACAGCATATAAACCATCCAAGCTATCAGCAACGTTGTTTATCTTCATGATCTCCAAGCCATTGAGGATGGCATTAGGTAGGCCGCCAGTCGAGGCCGGACCAACTTGAACCACGATGGAACCATTTGTGATGGCAGAGGCATTAAGCACGAAATCGATGTAATATGCAGTGGCCAAGCCACCGGTTTCAGCTGAGAGATCGAGACTCGAAAACCCCATTAAGCTGTTTATATACACATTGAAGTACAAATCATTGAGAGACTTGCTTACAATGTCACAAAAGTGCATCCTGATGAGATACGAAAAGCCTGCATCGACGTTCACCACCCAAGTGAGATTGAACTTCGGCTCCACGGTTTGAGCATACGCCTCGGTTTTCATCCTTTGCGCGGTTTCGTACACCAAATATGGAGCAATTAACCAAGTTATCCATTTATCAGGCCGGTATTTGATATAAGAACCTCTCACAGATTCAGTTCCTTGTGGGAACACACTGTATGGGGTATCAGGCATCCATGTCCTCGACAATGTATCGTATTTGGGAGTTAATATTGGTCCTCCCATATTCAACCGATACGACACTTCCAAAGCATAATTCGACAAGCCATTAACGGTCTCACCTTGCGGTACTGAAGATGCCGAATCAGATATAAATTCATCAGGGACAGCCGCGATCTCGATGGCATTAACGAATGCGTAAGAACCCTTTTTTGGCTCGAAAATGAGGGAGAAAAGTTCGATAGCATTAACAAGATATTCCTTGAAAACCACTTTAGAATCATCCCTCACAGAGAAATCATGTAAAAGGACGAATTTTTCAGTATGGACAGTGAAAACTGCAGCTTCAAGATCATAGTGAGGGTGATGAAGAGGGTAAAAGTAGAGACGAACCCAATGTTTCCCCGGTTTTGAGATGTAAAACGTATATGTTGAACGATGAAGGAAAACCCTTGCAGTTTTATACAAACCCTCTGTTGATGAAGGGATGGAATTGGAGAAGGCATCGCTGGGAATGTAATCCATGGAGGCTTTGACATCTTGGTTAGTTGATAGATAAATATGTGCTTGAGTATCTGACTTGAATATTCGTCCATCATCGAGCCTTGTTTCCGTAGAAGATCCACAATTAATAAGATAGCTATCATATGGTTGATATGCCGATGGAGGTGAAGAAATGCTAACAGGAGAAGGAGCGGGTGCCAAAAGAGCATATGCATGGTTTAACGTAAGGAGGTAAAGTGAAAGGGACAGAATAGGCATAAATGATGGCATATTATGATCTTCCCCCATTTACGTAGCTAAAAGCACTAACGCAGCGGCGATGGTGGCGGTGGTGTTGGACATGCTTGTAGCTGGTGGGATGAATGGGCAAAGGAATTTGATAATTTGTACGTAAAAAAAAATGGTTAGTTTGTTGAAATCACGTTGGGGAGAAACGTGCAAAGCAGTAATGTGATGTTTAATGGTAACAAGTTTTTTTGTTTAGCTTATGTTGTTGTTTAATGACTTAAACAACAAATAAAGAGGAGAAGAGAGATTAGATAAAAAGTACTTTAAGATTAACAAATCCCGAGCTAAGCGTTGGGCCTTCAAACCAAATTCTTCACCatcttttaacaaataaactgtataCCCTTCAATTTTATTTAATCTGGATCCATTTCAGTTTGGATACTATTTTCCATTTTGGTTCTAATGTGTTGTGCCTATAAAAATTCTCCAACTGCACAGAAAAGTGTTCATACTCAACTGCAGGAAATGTTGGGTTGTTAGATGAAAGGGATGGCCGGCGATGGTGAGATTAAAAACAACGAATTTAATCGCAGTGATAATGAAAGTAAAAAATTGGCCACAAACCACACCATACTAAAATGAGTATATAGGTAAAAATtattaacacatatttatattaaataataaaataatataaactttAAATAATAGTTTAAAAAACTGAAATtagatattaaaattatattaatattaaaaaaatattaaatttatatattaaagtcATTATCGATTATGAATCTTACATATGCTTCTTTTTTAACATTAGTCCCATTACAGATTTTTATCATATCTGTTCTTTTTTATACAATACCTAGAACCACCTAGAGCCCATTTacaacccataaataagaggatattAATACACTTCAGCGCACTTGAACCCATATCATGAGGCAACAATACCCATgtcaattaaattaaaacttaatgagcACATATGCCtttctaaaaatgataaaaagaaaatcaagaatCAATAACAAAAATACATCAACAAATAAAAAGGACGTTGACAAAAAGGTAAAGAAAAGGACAAAGAAGGAAATTAAGCTGCAAACGCAACTTT belongs to Gossypium arboreum isolate Shixiya-1 chromosome 7, ASM2569848v2, whole genome shotgun sequence and includes:
- the LOC108450423 gene encoding LOW QUALITY PROTEIN: hydroxyproline O-galactosyltransferase GALT6 (The sequence of the model RefSeq protein was modified relative to this genomic sequence to represent the inferred CDS: inserted 1 base in 1 codon): MFISLTKQRFVQILIIVGFLYIVLVSVEIPFVFLTEFGSLSQESFTRLPGLSREVNVQEKDSPIRPLNWVSKSSPPPAQFLHHRRQLKYQGRFISNLSFDAKTFDPTTKDRSLELHKSAXAWELGRKLWEELESRNFVIDSTENVNNGSERCPHLVSLSASEFLDHGNVMELPCGLTLGSYVTVVGKPRGTHPRTKSKVAFSQFIMELQGLRTVDGEEPPRILHFNPRLKGDWNRKPVIELNTCFRMQWGSALLCEGWKSEAYDETVDGEVKCEKWIRDDNNFSDESKLTWWLQRLVGQKKSLTVNWPFPFAENKLFVLTLSAGMEGYHVNVDGRHITSFPYRTGYTLEDATGLTLNGDIDVHAVFASSLPTSHPSDATQKNLEMSNQWKAPPLPEQPVDLFIGILSAGNHFAERMAIRKSWMQHNLVKSSIVHVRFFVAVHPRKEVNVELKNEAEFFGDIVIVPYMDNYDLVVLKTVSICEYGAPTVSAKFIMKCDDDTFVRVDAVMNEAKKVNGDRSFYIGNINYYHKPLRFGKWAVTYEEWPEEKYPPNADGPGYILSSDIALFIVFEFERHNLRLFKMEDVSMGMWVERFNRLKPVDYVHTIKFCQFGCIEDYYTAHYQSPRQMICLWKKFQRQAKPQCCNMR
- the LOC108476929 gene encoding probable receptor-like protein kinase At5g61350, which encodes MGEDHNMPSFMPILSLSLYLLTLNHAYALLAPAPSPVSISSPPSAYQPYDSYLINCGSSTETRLDDGRIFKSDTQAHIYLSTNQDVKASMDYIPSDAFSNSIPSSTEGLYKTARVFLHRSTYTFYISKPGKHWVRLYFYPLHHPHYDLEAAVFTVHTEKFVLLHDFSVRDDSKVVFKEYLVNAIELFSLIFEPKKGSYAFVNAIEIAAVPDEFISDSASSVPQGETVNGLSNYALEVSYRLNMGGPILTPKYDTLSRTWMPDTPYSVFPQGTESVRGSYIKYRPDKWITWLIAPYLVYETAQRMKTEAYAQTVEPKFNLTWVVNVDAGFSYLIRMHFCDIVSKSLNDLYFNVYINSLMGFSSLDLSAETGGLATAYYIDFVLNASAITNGSIVVQVGPASTGGLPNAILNGLEIMKINNVADSLDGLYAVDGSYEGKFMKLKVLAISGIFMAFLAMFFLGMVCVRWKKRPPDWQERNSFSSWLLPIQGSSRKNSLSSSWKSSIFGSRKSKSGHSSYYSIQVLGRFFTLNELRTATHNFDEKTVIGVGGFGNVFLGALEDGTKVAIKRGDQGSEQGINEFQNEIEMLSKLRHRHLVSLIGFCDEESEMILVYEYMANGPLRNHLYGSNDKLTLSWKQRLDICIGAARGLHYLHTGATIGIIHRDVKTTNILLDDNFVAKVSDFGLSKAAPMEQGYVSTAVKGSFGYLDPEYFRRQQLTDKSDVYSFGVVLFEVLSARGVICPRLPRDQISLAEWAIQWYRKGMIEKIVDPQIAGSISEGSLKKFAETAEKCLAEYGVDRPSMGEVLWNLEYSLQLQEATIASSSSSSSNIDDLLEEKLSRNVVSIANILSDDDSDSTVGSKLHFPNVGNMQGR